Proteins encoded in a region of the Lepeophtheirus salmonis chromosome 6, UVic_Lsal_1.4, whole genome shotgun sequence genome:
- the ArfGAP3 gene encoding ADP-ribosylation factor GTPase-activating protein 3 isoform X2 has protein sequence MDGLSKNDIAHIFKRLKSQSANKVCFDCGSNNPTWSSVTYGIFICIDCSGIHRSLGVHLTFVRSTVLDCNWTWVQLRQMQLGGNAGAKAFFQQYNTLTSDVQVKYKSRTAQLYREKLHNAAVQAIKIHGSKLFIESAAVAPEKETEDKEVDEDFFTQNHSNPLPENIPKLSDTIKKEVVDPTEGPNVDGIHASTVQAPRKSTIMNKRSSAKKGGLGAKKLGGGLGATKVKKDFSEIEKEAEMADQIRSKMADESTKKVDEEEITSSMRLAYHDISVQQKKKEDNLKKTDPKKAEQVERLGMGFRASSGVSHSLMSDTITIVQEEPSGYKKQNNLFVDRSSNYMDDIDTNNDDNMFKGFSDPMISWESEFEKLKMEKNTTKDKGSWGNSFSNSSSNRSSSKVNSYNGASSVEASKKFGEAKAISSDMFFDNDRNDSQDANLNRFQGSNSISSADYFNRTEVTPGSRIQSPDMEDVKESVRQGVTKVASKLSGMASGVYSQIQEKYGY, from the exons ATGGATGGACTCTCTAAGAACGACATTGCCCATATCTTCAAACGCCTCAAGTCCCAATCCGCTAATAAA GTTTGCTTTGATTGCGGCTCCAATAATCCCACTTGGAGCTCCGTGACCTACGGGATCTTCATTTGCATCGACTGCTCTGGAATTCACCGTTCTCTGGGGGTGCATTTGACATTTGTGCGCTCCACCGTCCTGGATTGCAATTGGACATGGGTTCAGCTACGACAAATGCAATTAGGGGGCAATGCGGGGGCAAAAGCGTTCTTTCAACAGTATAACACTCTCACTTCGGATGTGCAAGTTAAATACAAGTCTCGCACGGCACAACTCTATCGGGAGAAGCTTCATAATGCTGCTGTTCAAGCCATTAAAATACATGGAAGCAAACTCTTCATTGAGAGTGCTGCCGTGGCTCCGGAGAAGGAAACTGAAGACAAAGAGGTGGATGAGGATTTCTTTACGCAAAATCATTCCAATCCCCTTCCAGAAAACATT CCAAAACTTTCAGacacaattaaaaaagaagtagtTGATCCAACTGAAGGACCTAATGTAGATGGCATCCATGCATCAACAGTGCAAGCTCCACGAAAATCCACCATTATGAACAAGAGGAGCTCTGCTAAAAAGGGTGGCCTCGGAGCTAAAAAACTTGGTGGAGGATTGGGAGCAACTAAAGTCAAGAAGGACTTCTcagaaattgaaaaagaagCAGAGATGGCTGATCAAATTCGTTCCAAAATGGCAGATGAAAGTACTAAGAAAGTCGATGAGGAAGAAATAACTTCATCCATGAGATTAGCCTACCACGATATATCCGtccaacaaaagaaaaaagaagacaatttgaaaaaaactgatCCTAAAAAGGCTGAACAAGTTGAACGTCTCGGAATGGGGTTCCGGGCTTCTTCAGGAGTCAGCCACTCGCTAATGAGTGATACGATAACAATTGTTCAAGAGGAGCCTTCTGGGTATAAGAAACAAAACAACTTATTTGTTGATCGGTCTTCCAACTATATGGATGATATTGACACTAACAATGATGATAATATGTTTAAAGGATTTTCTGATCCCATGATTTCCTGGGAAAGcgaatttgaaaaactaaaaatggaaaaaaatacaactaaggATAAGGGCTCTTGGGGCAATAGTTTTAGTAACTCGTCTTCCAACAG GTCGTCCTCTAAAGTTAATTCTTACAATGGTGCGTCATCAGTGGAAGCTAGCAAAAAATTTGGTGAGGCAAAGGCAATTTCATCGGACATGTTTTTTGACAATGATCGCAAT GATTCTCAAGACGCTAATCTCAACCGCTTCCAAGGatcaaactccatctcctctgCCGATTATTTTAACAGAACGGAGGTTACTCCCGGCTCACGTATCCAATCTCCAGATATGGAAGATGTTAAAGAAAGTGTAAGACAAGGTGTGACTAAGGTTGCTAGTAAATTATCCGGAATGGCGTCTGGGGTCTATTCGCAAATACAG GAGAAATACGGTTATTGA
- the ArfGAP3 gene encoding ADP-ribosylation factor GTPase-activating protein 3 isoform X1 yields MDGLSKNDIAHIFKRLKSQSANKVCFDCGSNNPTWSSVTYGIFICIDCSGIHRSLGVHLTFVRSTVLDCNWTWVQLRQMQLGGNAGAKAFFQQYNTLTSDVQVKYKSRTAQLYREKLHNAAVQAIKIHGSKLFIESAAVAPEKETEDKEVDEDFFTQNHSNPLPENINDLEYLGQLPKLSDTIKKEVVDPTEGPNVDGIHASTVQAPRKSTIMNKRSSAKKGGLGAKKLGGGLGATKVKKDFSEIEKEAEMADQIRSKMADESTKKVDEEEITSSMRLAYHDISVQQKKKEDNLKKTDPKKAEQVERLGMGFRASSGVSHSLMSDTITIVQEEPSGYKKQNNLFVDRSSNYMDDIDTNNDDNMFKGFSDPMISWESEFEKLKMEKNTTKDKGSWGNSFSNSSSNRSSSKVNSYNGASSVEASKKFGEAKAISSDMFFDNDRNDSQDANLNRFQGSNSISSADYFNRTEVTPGSRIQSPDMEDVKESVRQGVTKVASKLSGMASGVYSQIQEKYGY; encoded by the exons ATGGATGGACTCTCTAAGAACGACATTGCCCATATCTTCAAACGCCTCAAGTCCCAATCCGCTAATAAA GTTTGCTTTGATTGCGGCTCCAATAATCCCACTTGGAGCTCCGTGACCTACGGGATCTTCATTTGCATCGACTGCTCTGGAATTCACCGTTCTCTGGGGGTGCATTTGACATTTGTGCGCTCCACCGTCCTGGATTGCAATTGGACATGGGTTCAGCTACGACAAATGCAATTAGGGGGCAATGCGGGGGCAAAAGCGTTCTTTCAACAGTATAACACTCTCACTTCGGATGTGCAAGTTAAATACAAGTCTCGCACGGCACAACTCTATCGGGAGAAGCTTCATAATGCTGCTGTTCAAGCCATTAAAATACATGGAAGCAAACTCTTCATTGAGAGTGCTGCCGTGGCTCCGGAGAAGGAAACTGAAGACAAAGAGGTGGATGAGGATTTCTTTACGCAAAATCATTCCAATCCCCTTCCAGAAAACATT aaTGATTTAGAATATCTCGGTCAATTG CCAAAACTTTCAGacacaattaaaaaagaagtagtTGATCCAACTGAAGGACCTAATGTAGATGGCATCCATGCATCAACAGTGCAAGCTCCACGAAAATCCACCATTATGAACAAGAGGAGCTCTGCTAAAAAGGGTGGCCTCGGAGCTAAAAAACTTGGTGGAGGATTGGGAGCAACTAAAGTCAAGAAGGACTTCTcagaaattgaaaaagaagCAGAGATGGCTGATCAAATTCGTTCCAAAATGGCAGATGAAAGTACTAAGAAAGTCGATGAGGAAGAAATAACTTCATCCATGAGATTAGCCTACCACGATATATCCGtccaacaaaagaaaaaagaagacaatttgaaaaaaactgatCCTAAAAAGGCTGAACAAGTTGAACGTCTCGGAATGGGGTTCCGGGCTTCTTCAGGAGTCAGCCACTCGCTAATGAGTGATACGATAACAATTGTTCAAGAGGAGCCTTCTGGGTATAAGAAACAAAACAACTTATTTGTTGATCGGTCTTCCAACTATATGGATGATATTGACACTAACAATGATGATAATATGTTTAAAGGATTTTCTGATCCCATGATTTCCTGGGAAAGcgaatttgaaaaactaaaaatggaaaaaaatacaactaaggATAAGGGCTCTTGGGGCAATAGTTTTAGTAACTCGTCTTCCAACAG GTCGTCCTCTAAAGTTAATTCTTACAATGGTGCGTCATCAGTGGAAGCTAGCAAAAAATTTGGTGAGGCAAAGGCAATTTCATCGGACATGTTTTTTGACAATGATCGCAAT GATTCTCAAGACGCTAATCTCAACCGCTTCCAAGGatcaaactccatctcctctgCCGATTATTTTAACAGAACGGAGGTTACTCCCGGCTCACGTATCCAATCTCCAGATATGGAAGATGTTAAAGAAAGTGTAAGACAAGGTGTGACTAAGGTTGCTAGTAAATTATCCGGAATGGCGTCTGGGGTCTATTCGCAAATACAG GAGAAATACGGTTATTGA
- the beag gene encoding protein Red, with protein sequence MPEHREAHDFNIPEPPSSRLTNEDFRKLMMTPRAGGSSSCATPSSSTSASGSASASSSSSTLNKGKREKVPSEVSERRKKKKSYYAKLKKAEDDKMAELAAKYRDRAAERRDGGTNPNAQAATTANTNTDETPSNTASSGYRAVAPDVKSSYDAAERRRQMIQESKFLGGDMEHTHLVKGLDFALLQKVRSEIVNREIETEEVVQPEDEEEVEENEEKKETTGDPITDLIHTCKTSMAKGLCRNLFKPEVPERNDFFIPGRMAYIIDLEEEFAESDIPTTSIRSKVDCQANVDQQTTLSTNDIVINKLTQILSYLRAGSRNKKKKKDRLKEEKMAIESGKKGLNEDIYQDIGEYDPQVKNDNRRDHYREKVKDRKEDRKSNRYKDDKRHSSRWDDRERKPRNYFDKTEKEEKEPEEGFSKNDKEFISNLIKKENDKAAREATKNLDLMSKKEPEGYAECYPGLMEMNDAIDDSDDEVDYSKMDLGNKKGPVGRWDFDTQEEYADYMGRKEAMPKAAFQYGVKMAEGRKTRGKVGAKNERAKFDKEWNKISAIIDKRKSDGGSASKKAKYDD encoded by the exons atgcCCGAACATA GAGAGGCACATGACTTTAATATTCCGGAGCCTCCTTCTAGTCGACTGACAAATGAGGACTTTCGGAAGTTAATGATGACACCTAGGGCAGGTGGATCCTCTTCTTGTGCCACTCCATCCTCTTCGACATCAGCAAGTGGATCCGCCTCGGCCTCTTCATCTTCGTCAACACTTAACAAGGG GAAACGCGAGAAAGTTCCATCCGAAGTATCTGAGCGTCGTAAGAAGAAAAAGAGCTATTATGCTAAATTAAAGAAAGCTGAAGATGATAAAATGGCTGAGCTCGCAGCTAAATATCGAGACAGGGCTGCTGAGAGACGTGACGGAGGAACAAATCCCAACGCTCAAGCAGCCACCACCGCCAATACAAATACCGATGAAACTCCATCTAACACAGCAAGCTCAGGATATCGTGCCGTTGCCCCCGATGTGAAGTCTTCCTATGATGCTGCTGAACGAAGGAGGCAAATGATTCAAGAATCCAAATTCTTGGGGGGCGACATGGAGCATACTCACTTGGTGAAGGGTCTTGATtttgctctccttcaaaaagtTAGAAGTGAGATAGTTAATCGTGAGATTGAAACCGAAGAAGTTGTTCAGCCGGAGGATGAAGAAGAAGTGGAGGAGAATGAGGAGAAAAAAGAAACCACGGGTGATCCAATCACGGATCTTATTCACACATGCAAAACCAGTATGGCCAAAGGCCTTTGTAGAAATCTTTTTAAACCAGAAGTCCCAGAacgaaatgacttttttattccTGGTCGAATGgcatatattattgatttggaAGAGGAATTTGCAGAGTCGGACATACCGACTACTTCCATACGAAGTAAAGTTGATTGTCAAGCCAATGTTGATCAACAAACCACTCTGTCAACAAATGATatagttataaacaaattaacgCAAATTCTTTCTTATCTCCGTGCTGGCTCGcgaaataagaaaaagaagaaggatcGATTAAAGGAAGAAAAGATGGCCATAGAGAGTGGGAAGAAGGGATTAAATGAAGACATTTATCAAGACATTGGTGAATATGATCCTCAAGTAAAGAATGATAATCGTCGAGATCATTATAGAGAAAAGGTTAAGGATCGTAAGGAAGATCGGAAAAGTAATCGTTATAAGGACGATAAACGTCACAGTAGTCGATGGGATGATAGGGAAAG aAAACCTCGAAATTACTTTGATAAAActgaaaaggaagaaaaagaaccAGAAGAAgggttttcaaaaaatgataaagaatt TAtctcaaatttaattaagaaagaaaatgacAAAGCTGCTCGTGAGGCAACTAAAAATTTAGATCTAATGTCTAAAAAGGAGCCGGAAGGCTACGCAGAGTGTTATCCAGGACTAATGGAAATGAATGATGCAATAGATGATAGTGACGATGAAGTGGATTACTCAAAAATGGATTTg GGTAATAAAAAAGGTCCTGTTGGTCGATGGGATTTTGACACACAAGAGGAATATGCGGACTACATGGGTCGTAAAGAAGCCATGCCCAAAGCTGCCTTTCAATACGGCGTTAAAATGGCTGAAG